The region AATGATGATATCACCACCACAATTAACTATGAATTATTTGTcatatttagaacattttagttttgacatttgaaaactttattGTTTGGctatattttgaatttgaattatgaatTTATTTGGACCAACGTGGGACTTAGCAACATTAAAAGTGCTGACATGGCAACATTAgcatggaattactgtagcttaattatttggGCGTTATAGTCGACTTGACGGGGAGCTCAGAAGAGCACGAGAGGATCTAGATCTAGATCCCGTAACACATCACTTGTTGCGGTGGGAGGATTGCAACAACAACTCATTTGCAAACACTAGTCTAGGTAATACGTTGCTTCCGAGCCATCTGATTAAAATCCGATCTGACAGCTAGGAAGTCGGCGGATGCAAGCGTTGTTGTCGGTCGGATAGTCTGAATCATTTCCCATTGAAATTGCTCCTTAAATAAAAATAGTCTGCATTATCTCCATCCTAAAAAATGTGTCTTACttttatctagatacggatgtatctaagacAAGCNNNNNNNNNNNNNNNNNNNNNNNNNNNNNNNNNNNNNNNNNNNNNNNNNNNNNNNNNNNNNNNNNNNNNNNNNNNNNNNNNNNNNNNNNNNNNNNNNNNNNNNNNNNNNNNNNNNNNNNNNNNNNNNNNNNNNNNNNNNNNNNNNNNNNNNNNNNNNNNNNNNNNNNNNNNNNNNNNNNNNNNNNNNNNNNNNNNNNNNNNNNNNNNNNNNNNNNNNNNNNNNNNNNNNNNNNNNNNNNNNNNNNNNNNNNNNNNNNNNNNNNNNNNNNNNNNNNNNNNNNNNNNNNNNNNNNNNNNNNNNNNNNNNNNNNNNNNNNNNNNNNNNNNNNNNNNNNNNNNNNNNNNNNNNNNNNNNNNNNNNNNNNNNNNNNNNNNNNNNNNNNNNNNNNNNCCATTACTAGTTCATACTTGATGCAATTAAGAAGACTAGTGTGATTGGTACCCACATAGGAATTATTGAGACCCAAAAAGGGTTTATTTCATCTATAATATTTTATTTCAGTGTTGCTTAACACATAACTGACTTGCTAAAGAAATGTGGACTGAGCTAAAGAAACCCAATACTGAATGTCAGATCCACTAAACAACAAGATGGCTCAAACAACCATTGTGAAGTGTGAAGGTTAGGCCCACGTCTTTCgactagtgggccggcccaataaggttgctctctctctctctctctctctgtgttacTTTTACCTTTTCAATTTAGTTGCAGTTTTTACTTCACCACAAATACTTCCGTTAGAAAAAAAATATTGTTGATGTATTCTTTCTCTTCATGAGATCATACATGCTCATATCAAGAACAAAGTATACATTGTATTGAAACTTGATTTCCAAAAAGCTGACGACAAAGTCTACTGACCACCAGCCTGCACGCCCGCGGCGCCTAGATCGGCTGCCAGCCCTGGCCGCCAATGACCCGCCATGCCACGTGCCTAGGCCTTCCCTGCCGTCGTTGAGACGGGGAGGGGAGCGGAGGTTGCCTAGGCCGCCGCCATCACTGGAGCGTGCGCCGGCTTCGTCGGCGTCTTGCTACAATTGAATGTTTAACAAAGATGATTCTTAAAAGCGCAAAGTAATAACcttttggtgggtttggtgcaCTAAAATATGCTGATGATAATGTCcttttggtgggtttggtgcaCTAAAATATGCTGATGATAATGTTCTATGCATTAACCATGAGCTTGACCAAACTATTAACCAGAAACTGCTTTTGTACAGGTTTGAGCTCATGTCTggtatcaaaattaattgcaataaGAGGGAGATATTTTCTGTTCATGCTAACAATGTTATTATTGAGTTTTACGGTAATTTGCTTGGGTGTCATGTGGTATAGTTATCTTTAAAGTACCTTGGCGCCCTGTTAGCTTTTCCTGAGTTCGGTGAGTTGGGTTTCATGGAAGCTAAGATGATCGAAAGGTTGGGTGCATGCATGGGTTGGGAATTCTGCTTCCTCTAGTGGCagattatttctatttaattccatCTGGTATTCCAACTTATGTAATGTCAATGTTCCTGCAATAAAACATCTCGGAATAAATTAGACAAACCTCGTAGACGTTTCTTTTGGCAGGGAGGAAGTTGTAAGAAAAAAATATCATATGGTGAAATGGCCTAGAGTATTTAGGTCGAAGAAGAAACGTAGGGGTTGTGGATTTAGAAAAGCAAAATAGTATACATACGActaagtggtggtggaaaattgAAGCGTAAAATGGTCTTTGGAGAAAACTTATTAAGGCTAAGTATTTCAGAAATTAGAACGTAGCATATGTGAAAGCTCGATTTAATGACTCCAAAAATAATTAACGGCTGTCTTTGGGCTATTGTTGTTTCAAGACGAATTCATCTGGTTTATTCAGAGTATATTACAATATTTAGTTACTCCCTGTGAATCATTTTTCTAATTTCAGAATCCATATTCATCTTCAGATTCTCTTTATTTTGCATGGTGAACATCTCGTGGTAGAGAAGAGCACGAGCAGTATGCAGGTTGATGTTAGCTTAAAGTTGCAAATATGCATGGTGAGAATATTCATTTCTAACCAGAAATGTGTAATGTCTGCACACTAATTTCTTCGGTATGTATTGGCGGTCTGTCAGTGTATGGTACCAAGGTGGAGGTGGTAAGAAATGATATCTAGTTGCAATCTGGGAATTGTATATTAGAATACTCTGTCTCACCATGTGGTTAAATCTGGTTGGAAAGAATTTTTGTAGCAACTTTATTGTGCAGAGTATTCTAATTAGAACAGAGTATTATAACCTACAATCATAAAATGTAGAAGAGAATACTCTGTTTTTCTTTATGGTTTATATGTGGCCTCTTCTCCATTCCAAAGAAAAAAATGCATATAACATACAATGTGCAGAAAAGAAATCCCGTGGCAATGTAAAGGGCTTACGTTTCTCTCAATAAAATGAGTATTAGCAAAAACAAAAGGTCTATATAATATCAATATAAGTTATCTTGACAACATTAATAACTGACTTTAGAAGAAAAAAATGGAATCAATATCTCTTGAATTTGAATGCCAAACAGAAAAACGATGGTATATGTATTGGGATCTCTGCTACATTTTGTGACTATACAAATTGAAGTAACTATATAACTTGGATATAGAAATCTCAGAAACAGAGCCATCCTTTATGCGGTTGGATCAGAGAGCATCACAAACATGATCATTACTAATCAGATCATGATAAATTATTAAACACCCACATAACCTGGCAGTTACCCCATGCCATAGGCTTGGAATTACTACAATTCAATACCCAAATCCATCAATGCATGTTTTTTTTGTTGAGAAACACAGTACAAAAGTAGACACTCATGATATACATGCATGTACACCACCTCCATGAGCGCACACACACACCCTacacctatgagcacctccaagagACCGAGGCCGGCAAATCTTGAAATTGACAAAGTCGCTGCAGGCACCTCGTATTTGGTGGGGACATcgtctcccactgaacgcacatcgtcgGAATACCTGAAATTAATCCAGGAATAGGAGAGCATCCATGTCAAGTCTGggacttgaacctgggtgggttggTTCCACCACAAAAAACCTAACCATCTGATTACTACTAATACACTCCTACATCACACAGCAACAGCCAACAGAGACCTGGTTGCTTGATTTTGTCAATTCGTCTTGGCAGTCTTCAACACACCTTAACTTGAGCCATGAGATAAAAAACAAATATAAGCACAAGAAATTAAGAGAATATATTCTGTTTCTTATATTGAGATGAACTTCTAATCATACTAAAAAAGTTGGTGATGGCAGGCACACTACCCCACCGGCAACTACAGCAAAAGGTTCCTTCGGGTGGATAGATTGTCTGGCAGGGATTGCATCTTGCCAAATTGGAGATGGTAAAAACAACCTTACTCTGGAATGACATATGGAGGTATGAAACAACGATATTCTATGCAGAAACTACCCTCAGCTAATTGGAGATGTTGCCATTGCACCATTTGTGTTATTCCAGAATACCCACCGTAAAGGCTGGAGTTTTGCAGGGACATAGAAGGAATCATCCTAAATATAATAGCACATTGTTGATTTTGGCATTGTCATCAGAATGTTGAAAACAGGACCCAACAAAGAAATTTGAGTCCTCCAGTATGGAGAAGCTCAAATTTGTGTTGTGGTTTTCATCAAATTTGAGTCCTCCAGCATGAATTTGATGGTATTTTCATCAGAATTATTCcctcgttccaaaataagtgtcgtggttttagttgatATTTGGACTAAAACCACAACACTTGAGGGAGTAACAGTTGACCAAAAGATTCGTTTATCCAATACCTTGGTGATCATTACCACTACCATCATAATTTTGATTTCATTTGTATCAATTTAAATGCAGAACGTGGTATGTAAGGCAACTTCACTTCAACTTACAAGATCTAACTGAACCAGGTCGAAAACAGGAACCAACAAAGGAAGTTGAGTCCTCCAGTATTGAGAAGCTTAGTACAAAGACCgaaaaaagtactccctctgtaaactaatataggaTCTAAAAgaccttatattagtttacagagggattaACAGCTACCACATACTACTATGTTCTGAAATCTGAATGATAGGGAAAATAAATAGATACGTGAGATGCAAATACCTGGTGAGGCCAGAAAAACTTTGGGAACTCGGTGGGAACAAAGGGATGGAGAAGACGGGACTTTCGCCTAACCATGTCATCATCTTCACCCCCGAGGTCTTCCTCTCCTTCAATGTACTGATGAATCTTCACATGCTTAGTAATAGTATCAACAGCAATCACCGAAACCTTGTCAATTGCACGCTCCCCTTTCTCGGGCAATAGAAAGTATAGCTCATTTGACTTGGCCGCACTCACAAGAGGAAACATCAGAGCATTGTATGAGAGAGAGGCATCGAAACCCCATATTTCATGAGATGTGATGACGAACGCCTCTTCCCACACCATGTCTTGTGTCCTCCAAGTATGGCAAGTGACAATAAAATCCGTACCAGGAAGCATTGGGCCAACTATCTCATGATCCTCCGGGGCAACATTAATGAACATGAGCTTACCGCCAGAATCGGTGGTGCACAAAGAGCAGTTCATATCACGCAAGCGATGTAGATCTGCACCGCGACATCGGCCATGAATAGGCAGCCGATGGTGGGAGATTTTAGGCTTTTTTTCAGACACGTCACAGAACAGGGTGCCTCCACTGAAGTAACTAACCCAGCACAGATAGTTTTCGAAAGGGATCACTCTGTCGGTTCTCCAATGGATCAAGTCAGATAATTCATGGGCTTCGTACTTTATCTGCAGATTCCGCAGCAGCTCCCACTTGTTGGAGCGTAGAACGCACAGTTCAGCTTCCATCTTCGCCGGCAAACGGGTTTCACTTAGGCGCAGCTGCGCCACCACGAATTTTTCTTCAGGGCGGCACAAGATGCCAACAGAGCGAAGATGCAAAGAGCGCTGGGTGAACATGGGGATCCGGTGGAGCTGCAGCGTTGGCTGGTGCAGCGATCCTTGGCAGATGAAGTACTCCTGCGGCCAAATCAGGGACTCCTCATCCTTCCCCTTGACAAGGTTGGAGGTGAGCCTGAACAGGAGGAGGTTGCGATGCGCCGCCACAATATCGCACGAAGAGCCTGCCTTTGGGCCGCCCGGCCACTTCAGGTAGAAGCGGGAGATGGCCGGGGGGCCGACGACGCGGAAGGCGACGGTGAAGGGGCCGCCGTGGGAGCTGATGCCTTCGGCCCTGAAGGGCGCGGTCCGGTCGTCCGGGAAGGAAGAATCTTCGTCCCTGCGGAACACGAAGGGctcgagcatcatccactccaTGGGTACTGCGGCCATGGACGTGAAGATCGTTTGACTATTGAATCGGTAGGTTTCTTTACCCTTTTTTTGTTTTGAGGAAAGGTAGGTTTATTTACCTAGCAGACCTGGCGGGCCGGCACGCCTAGAAAAAAGCCTGGCACGGTACGGCCCATATCGGCCTTTACTTTTTCTGAAAGACAATATCAGCCTCTATAAAaggagagcaactagttaacgagctcttcttcgggagcctcgcaaggaTCAGCGTcatttggcgcgctctcagccattcggtgTCGCGCTCTTGTCGCTTCATTTGGATTTTGCTTTTTAtctttccgcacgcgttttcggcttttttaaCTGGGTTTTTTTCGgattttttcgacgttttggttttccaccagtCATCCTTAACTTTTCGatccaaaaatttgaaaaaaatatttttcGCGCAAAAATatgcgttttcttttctttttcctttcgcgagagtcacgattttgcttccgtgaTAGGCACGATTTTGCTTTCACGAGTgtcacagccgtgcctctcggaaactaaAAAAAACACGGttttcttccgcgagagtcacggttttgcttccgcaagaggcccgttgtgctttagcgagagtcgcgGCCGTGCCTCTAGGGAAcgaaaaaaacatatttttttcctttcgcgagagtcacggttttgctttcacgagagtcacggccgcGCCTCTCGGAAAcaggaaaaaaacgtgttttttatttttattctttcgcgagagtcacggtttttcttccacgagaggcacggttatgctttcgcgagagtcacggtcgtgcctcctcggaaacaaaaaaaaatagattttctgtttttctttctttcacaagagtaacggttttgctttcgcgagaggcacggttgtgctttcgcgagagtcacggtcgtgcctcctcggaaacgaaaaaaatacATTTTCTCTTCTTTTGTTCCTtccgcgagagtcatggttttatttccgtgagaggcacggttgtgatttcgtgagagacAAGGGCGTGCCTCTTTTTGGAAAGGGAAAAAACACGTGCTCCCGGTTTGgtttcgtccggttttttcgttcgttttttttgtgaaaaaaaagtttgtcaaaacctatcaacatgtgatctagttttgaagatcttgacgtgaggaatccaacagtgaaagcgattcaagatttagacgcacgatttaagagataaaatgttttgaataaacggatctacgaaaaaaggaaaaactctcaAGTTGCGACAAGTGGGGAggttggagtgatctttgcaacgagtactcctcaacTAATGATTTCGCTATAAAAAGGTTGGCTCAAAGATCGATCTGCCACGCAAGCTAAAAGGGATGGGCCGACATGCCACGGCTGCGGGACGACATGCGTTAAACATGCCCATATAGCCCAAAAAGGCCAATGCACTATATAGAATtaaaatcactaattgaggagtacttCTTTCAAAGATCACTCCCACCTCTTCAGAATGTGACAAATGGCGCACTACATGTACGTCACTTGTCGCAGCCTGAAAGTTTTCATAGATgtatttattcaaaatgttttatctcttaacctGTGCATTCAAATTTCAAACTGTTTTCACCTTGGATTCCTCACGTATGGTTCTtcaaaatcactaattgaggagtactccttTCAAAGATCActcccactgaaggaaatatgccctagaggcaataataaagttattatttatttcctcatatcatgataaatgtttattattcatgctagaattgtattaaccggaaacatgatacatgtgtgaatacatagacaaacatatagtcactagtatgcctctacttgactagctcattaatcaaagatggttatgtttcctaaccatagacatgtgttgtcatttgattaatgggatcacatcattaggagaatgatgtgattgacatgacccattccgttagcctagcacttgatcgtttagtatattgctattgctttcttcatgacttatacatgttctgtaactatgagattatgcaactcccgtttaccggaggaacactttgggtactaccaaacgtcacaacgtaactgggtgattataaaggagtactacaggtgtctccgaaggtacatgttgagttggcgtatttcgagattaggtcttgtcactccgattgtcggagaggtatctctgggccctctcggtaatgcacatcactataagccttgcaagcaatgtgaccaatgagttggttacgggatgatgcattacgtaacgagtaaagagacttgccggtaacgagattgaactaggtattggataccgatgatcaaatctcgggcaagtaacataccgatgacaaagggaacaacgtatgttgttatgcggtttgaccgataaagatcttcgtagaatatgtaggaaccaatatgggcatccaggttccgctattggttattgaccgagaatagttctaggtcatgtctacatagttctcgaacccgtagggtccgcacgcttaacgttacgatgacagttttattatgagtttataagttttgatgtaccgaagtttgttcagagtcccggatgtgatcacggacatgacgagaagtctctaaatggtcgagacataaagattgatatattggacgactatattcggacaccggaagtgttccggacgttgtcggagaaaaccggagtgccggagggttaccggaaccccccggggaaagataatgggccacatgggccttggtggaaagagagaggggcggccagggtgggccgcgcgccccctctccctctggtccgaattggactaggaggggggcccctctttccttcccccctcttccccttccttccccctcctagtaggagtaggaaagggggagtcctactcctactaggaggaggactcctccttggcgcgcccacaagggccggccggcctcccccctccctcctttatatacgggggcaggggggcaccccaggacacacaagttgatctacggatcgttccttagccgtgtgcggtgcccccttccaccatattccacctcggtcatatcgtcgcggagtttaggcgaagccctgcgccggtagaacatcatcatcgtcaccacgccgtcgcgctgacggaactcatccccgaagctttgctggatcggagcccggggatcgtcatcgagctgaacgtgtgttgaactcggaggtgtcgtacgttcggtgcttggatcagtcggatcgtgaagacatacgactacatcaaccgcgttgtcataacgcttccgcttacggtctacgagggtacgtggacaacactctcccctctcgttgctatgtcatcatcatgatcttgcgtgtacgtaggaatttttttgaaattactatgttccccaacagtggcatccgagccaggttttatgcgtagatgtcatatgcacgagtagaacacaagtgagttgtgggcgatacaagtcatactgcttaccagcatgtcatactttggttcggcggtattgtgagatgaagcagcccggaccgacattacgcgtacgcttacgcgagattggtttcaccgttacgagcactcgtgcttaaaggtgactggcgggtgactgtctctctcactttagctgaatcgagtgtggctacgcccggtccttgcgaaggttaaaacagcactaacttgacgaactatcgttgttgtttcgatgcgtaggtaagaacggttcttgctaagcccgtaggagccacgtaaaacttgcaacaacaaagtagatgatgtctaacttgtttttgcagggcatgttgtgatgtgatatggtcaagacgtgatgctatattttattgtatgagatgatcatgttttgtaaccgaagttatcggcaactggcaggagccatatggttgtcgctttattgtatgaaatgcaaacgccctgtaattgctttactttatcactaaacggtagcaatagtcgtagaagcaatagatggcgtaaacgacaatgatgctacgatgaagatcaaggtgtcgcgccggtgatgatggtgatcacgacggtgcttcggagatggagatcacaagcacaagatgatgatggccatatcatatcacttatattgattgcatgtgatgtttatcctttatgcatcttatcttgctgtgattgacggtagcattttaagatgatctctcactaaaattatcaagaagtgttctccctgagtatgcaccgttgccaaagttcgtcgtgcccagacaccacgtgatgatcgggtgtgataagctctacgtccatctacaatgggtgcaagccagttttgcacacgcagaatactcaggttaaacttgacgagcctagcatatgcagatatggcctcgaaacacggagaccgaaaggtcgagcgtgaatcatatagtagatatgatcaacatagtgatgttcaccattgaaaactactccatctcacgtgatgatcggttatggtttagttgatttggatcatgtgatcacttagatgactagagagatgtctgtctaagtgggagttcttaagtaatatgattaattgaacttaaatttatcataaacttagtacctgatagtattttgcttatctatgtttgttgtagatagatggctcgtgctgttgttccgttgaattttaatgcgttccttgagaaagcaaagttgaaagatgatggtagcaattacacggactgggtccgtaacttgaggattatcctcattgctgcatagaagaattacgtcctggaagcaccgctgggtgccaggcctgctgctgatgcaactgacgacgttaagaacgtctggcagagcaaagctaatgactactcgatagttcagtgtgccatgctttacggcttagaaccgggtcttcaacgacgttttgaacgtcatggagcatatgagatgttccaggagttgaagttaatatttcaagcaaatgcccggattgagagatatgaagtctccaataagttctatagctgcaagatggaggagaatagttctgtcagtgaacacatactcaaaatgtctgggtataataatcacttgattcaactgggagttaatcttcctgataatagtgtcattgacagaattctccaatcactgccaccaagctacaagagcttcgtgatgaactataatatgcaagggatgaacaagacaattcctgagctcttcgcaatgctaaaagctgcgaaagtagaaatcaagaaggagcatcaagtgttgatggttaacaagaccactagtttcaagaaaaagggcaaagggaagaagaaggggaacttcaagaagaacagcaagcaagttgctgctcaagagaagaaacccaagtctggacctaagcctaaaactgagtgcttctactgcaagcagactggacactggaagcagaactgccccaagtatttggcggataagaaggatggcaaggtgaacaaaggtatatgtgatatacatgttattgatgtgtaccttactaagagctcgcagtagcacctgggtatttgatactggttctgttgctaacatttgcaactcgaaatagggactacggaataagcgagcactggccaaggatgaggtgacgatgcgcgtgggaaacggttccaaagtcgatgtgatcgcggtcggcacgctacctctacatctaccttcgggattagttttagacctgaataattgttatttggtgccagtgttgagcatgaacattatatctggatcttgtttgatgcgagacggttattcatttaaatcagagaataatggttgttctatttatatgagtaatatcttttatggtcatgcacccttgaagagtggtctatttttgttgaatctcgatagtagtgatacacatattcataatgtcgaagccaaaagatgcagagttaataatgatagtgcaacttatttgtggcactgccgtttaggtcatatcgatgtaaagcgcatgaagaaactccatattgatggaattttggaatcacttgattatgaatcacttggtacttgcgaaccgtgcctcatgggcaagatgactaaaacaccgtcctccggtactatggagagagcaacaaatttgttggaaatcatacatacagatgtatgcggtccgatgaatgttgaagctcgtggcggatatatcgttattttctcaccttcacagatgatttaagcagatatgggtatatctacttaatgaaacacaagtctgaaacatttgaaaagttcaaagaatttcagagtgaagtggaaaatcatcgtaacaagtaaataaaattcctacaatctgaccgtggaggagaatatttgagttacgagtttggtttacatttgaaacaatgcggaatagtttcacagctcacgccacccggaacaccacaacgaaatggtgtgtccgaatgtcgtaatcgtactttactagatatggtgcgatctatgatgtctcttactgatttaccgctatcgttctggggttatgctttagagacgaccgcattcacgttaaatagggcaccatcaaaatccgttgagacgacgccttatgaactttggtttggcaagaaaccaaagttgtcgtttcttaaagtttggggctgcgatgcttatgtgaagaaacttcaaccagataagctcgaacctaaatcggagaaatgtgtcttcataggatacccaaaagaaacagttgggtataccttctatcacagatctgaaggcaagacatttgttgctaagaatggatcctttctagagaaggagtttctctcgaaagaagtgagtgggaggaaagtaaaacttgatgaggtaactgtacctgctccct is a window of Triticum dicoccoides isolate Atlit2015 ecotype Zavitan chromosome 2B, WEW_v2.0, whole genome shotgun sequence DNA encoding:
- the LOC119367840 gene encoding uncharacterized protein LOC119367840, with the protein product MNCSLCTTDSGGKLMFINVAPEDHEIVGPMLPGTDFIVTCHTWRTQDMVWEEAFVITSHEIWGFDASLSYNALMFPLVSAAKSNELYFLLPEKGERAIDKVSVIAVDTITKHVKIHQYIEGEEDLGGEDDDMVRRKSRLLHPFVPTEFPKFFWPHQLRCVEDCQDELTKSSNQVSVGCCCVM